A genomic region of Capnocytophaga canimorsus contains the following coding sequences:
- a CDS encoding sodium:solute symporter family transporter, with protein MIRKFLLSFVALCFSHFIFSQDVPKQWIDWQLESIELPNSKGLNGAFVGKHNGVIIFAGGTNFPEKPVYEGGKKVWYSEIYTFHKEKLGWQVKTHTTKLSKPLANGVAISTEKGIYCFGGDNAQSISKSTFLLKWDDARQEVTLENLPDMPYPLAHMGGAHIAGNIYLVGGQRELAGDATKSFLSFSITASLENTLHQWRQLPDFEAEARIQPVVVAQSDGKEQCLYVFSGANSNAKADISYKMLGDVHAYSPKQKQWRQKQSVPNNGTPQIDYGYIAAAPALKMGDSHIVIFGGAGGKNQYLYQRLQLQKQLSENQDPNIIDSIKQKSKEFLQKTTFSQTIWAYHTITDTWVTKGEFPSEMPVVTSVIQHTPDELFMAGGELRPGQRTSAVWSGKIQKFKPSFGWINYLTLIAYLGLMIFIGWYFSKNNKSTADYFLGGGRIPWWAAGLSIYATMLSAITYLSQPALAYSFDWQAYLGYFTIILIVPIVITFYLPFYRKLKITTAYEYLEKRFNVSIRMFGSASFMLFQLVRMGIVVYLPALAISTVTGMDIYTAIVVMGVLSVIYTVMGGMEAVIWTDVIQIFVLIGGLIIGLVYIGYEIGDIGKIYDIAIANDKFRMFDWRLSTTEVVTWSLFLGSFALNFAPYTTDQAVVQRYMTTSDEKQARKSIWMNGIIAIPAGILIFLMGTFLFVYFKENPQYINVGMANDGIFPLFIVERLPQGVAGLVIAGIFSASMSSLDSSIHSISTAFTVDWYKRFSKTYSETQAFKVAKWVTILVGIFGTLVACLMAMYPVTSLFFFFQEVVGLFGSALAGIFILGIFFRRTNAFGAVMGAVLSVLSLVFVKYYTSLNFYIYPLIAIPVCIISGVIFSYCFPQKKEVSELVYSKKGKKDI; from the coding sequence ATGATACGGAAATTCTTACTAAGTTTTGTTGCACTATGTTTTAGTCATTTTATTTTCTCTCAAGATGTTCCTAAGCAGTGGATAGATTGGCAATTAGAGTCAATAGAATTGCCAAACAGTAAAGGACTTAATGGAGCTTTTGTGGGTAAACACAACGGAGTTATTATATTTGCAGGTGGAACTAATTTTCCCGAAAAGCCTGTGTATGAAGGAGGTAAAAAGGTATGGTATTCCGAAATTTATACCTTTCATAAAGAAAAATTGGGTTGGCAAGTAAAAACACATACCACTAAACTTTCTAAGCCGTTAGCCAATGGTGTGGCAATTTCCACCGAAAAAGGCATCTACTGTTTTGGTGGAGACAACGCTCAAAGTATTTCTAAAAGTACATTTTTACTCAAGTGGGATGATGCTCGTCAAGAAGTAACTCTTGAAAATCTGCCTGATATGCCTTATCCTTTAGCTCATATGGGAGGAGCACATATAGCAGGAAATATTTATTTGGTAGGGGGGCAGCGTGAATTGGCAGGTGACGCTACCAAATCTTTTTTATCCTTTAGCATAACAGCTTCACTTGAAAATACGTTACATCAGTGGAGGCAATTACCTGACTTTGAAGCCGAAGCACGTATTCAACCTGTGGTAGTAGCCCAGAGTGATGGTAAAGAACAGTGTTTATATGTGTTCAGTGGGGCAAACAGCAATGCAAAAGCGGATATTTCTTACAAAATGTTAGGTGATGTACACGCTTATAGTCCCAAACAAAAACAATGGAGGCAAAAACAATCCGTACCCAATAACGGAACTCCACAGATTGACTATGGTTATATTGCTGCGGCTCCTGCCCTAAAAATGGGCGATTCGCACATCGTGATTTTTGGAGGAGCTGGAGGAAAAAATCAATATTTGTATCAAAGATTACAACTTCAAAAACAATTATCTGAAAATCAAGACCCCAATATAATTGATTCCATAAAACAAAAAAGTAAAGAATTCTTACAAAAGACTACTTTTTCTCAAACTATCTGGGCATATCACACCATAACCGACACTTGGGTAACAAAAGGAGAATTTCCCTCAGAAATGCCCGTAGTTACCTCTGTAATACAACATACTCCTGATGAATTATTTATGGCAGGGGGAGAACTTCGTCCAGGGCAACGAACCTCAGCTGTTTGGAGTGGTAAAATACAAAAATTTAAACCGAGTTTTGGGTGGATAAACTATCTTACACTTATAGCATATTTAGGACTAATGATTTTCATCGGTTGGTATTTTTCTAAAAACAACAAAAGTACCGCTGATTATTTCTTAGGGGGAGGGCGTATTCCGTGGTGGGCTGCGGGTTTGAGTATTTACGCTACTATGCTTAGTGCCATTACTTATCTTTCGCAACCTGCTTTGGCATATTCCTTTGATTGGCAAGCATATTTGGGCTATTTCACTATCATTTTAATCGTTCCTATCGTTATTACCTTCTATCTTCCTTTCTATAGAAAACTTAAAATTACCACCGCTTATGAGTACTTAGAAAAACGATTTAATGTTTCGATTCGTATGTTTGGTAGCGCTTCATTTATGCTGTTCCAATTGGTGCGTATGGGGATTGTAGTGTATTTACCTGCTTTGGCAATTTCTACCGTTACAGGAATGGATATTTACACGGCAATTGTTGTTATGGGGGTTTTGTCGGTGATTTATACCGTAATGGGCGGTATGGAAGCCGTGATTTGGACAGATGTTATTCAAATATTTGTGCTTATTGGTGGACTAATTATAGGGTTGGTTTACATAGGCTATGAAATAGGAGACATTGGTAAAATTTATGATATAGCTATTGCTAATGATAAATTTAGGATGTTTGATTGGCGATTGAGTACCACCGAAGTAGTAACTTGGTCGCTCTTTTTGGGGTCTTTTGCTTTAAACTTTGCTCCATACACTACAGATCAGGCTGTAGTACAACGATATATGACGACTTCCGATGAAAAACAAGCCCGAAAAAGCATTTGGATGAACGGAATCATTGCCATTCCAGCTGGAATTCTAATCTTCTTGATGGGTACTTTTCTGTTTGTTTATTTCAAAGAAAATCCGCAATACATAAATGTAGGAATGGCTAACGACGGAATTTTTCCACTCTTTATTGTTGAACGGCTTCCGCAAGGAGTGGCTGGTTTAGTTATTGCTGGAATTTTTTCGGCTTCAATGTCTAGCTTGGATAGTAGTATCCATAGTATTTCTACTGCTTTTACAGTAGATTGGTATAAACGATTTTCCAAAACATATAGCGAAACACAAGCCTTTAAAGTTGCTAAATGGGTAACTATTTTAGTAGGAATTTTCGGAACTCTGGTAGCTTGTCTTATGGCAATGTATCCAGTAACCTCATTGTTTTTCTTCTTTCAGGAAGTAGTAGGGCTTTTCGGTAGTGCTTTGGCAGGAATTTTTATTTTGGGTATCTTTTTTAGGCGAACTAACGCTTTCGGAGCGGTTATGGGTGCAGTTTTAAGTGTACTTTCATTGGTATTTGTAAAATATTATACATCGTTAAATTTTTACATATATCCGTTAATAGCCATTCCTGTGTGTATTATTTCAGGAGTCATATTCAGTTATTGCTTTCCGCAGAAAAAGGAAGTTTCGGAGTTGGTTTATTCAAAAAAAGGTAAAAAGGACATCTAA